The following are from one region of the Knoellia sp. p5-6-4 genome:
- a CDS encoding glutamate-cysteine ligase family protein: protein MGEEVTAQSYTREQRQRYREKVRQNLDVFERMLSHSHFEFDRPMTGLEIELNLVDEHFQPRFANAEVLEAIADPNYQTELARYNIELNVRPRPLPGDEALHLEEELRGSLNRADEAAARHDAHIVAVGILPTIMPEHFQGEWISANNRYTALNDSIFVARGEDIYLDIEGPTGERVATYCDTIAPESACTSVQLHLQVAPGDFAAHWNAAQALVAPQIALAANSPFFFGQRLHAETRIELFSQATDTRSVELKNQGVRPRVFFGERWITSIFDLFEENVRYFPALLAEVSDEDPVAKLEAGEAPSLAELRLHNGTVYRWNRPIYDIVHERPHLRVENRVLPAGPTIVDVMANAAFYYGVIRKLAADDRPVWTKMSFGVAEQNFHNAARDGIEATLYWPGYGQVSVDELVLRHLLPLAHEGLKEWGVSDQVRERYLTVIEGRCKTGSNGATWQTQAVERLQAQGLDRQAALGRMLELYHGHMHSNEPVHTWPLP from the coding sequence TTGGGCGAAGAGGTCACCGCGCAGAGCTACACGCGCGAGCAGCGTCAGCGCTACCGCGAGAAGGTGCGCCAGAACCTGGACGTCTTCGAGCGGATGCTGTCCCACAGCCACTTCGAGTTCGACCGGCCGATGACCGGCCTGGAGATCGAGCTCAACCTCGTCGACGAGCACTTCCAGCCGAGGTTCGCCAACGCCGAGGTGCTCGAGGCCATCGCCGACCCCAACTACCAGACCGAGCTCGCGCGCTACAACATCGAGCTCAACGTGCGGCCCCGGCCGCTGCCCGGCGACGAGGCCCTGCACCTCGAGGAGGAGCTGCGGGGGTCGCTGAACCGCGCGGACGAGGCGGCCGCCCGGCACGATGCGCACATCGTGGCGGTCGGCATCCTGCCGACGATCATGCCGGAGCACTTCCAGGGCGAGTGGATCAGTGCCAACAACCGCTACACCGCGCTCAACGACTCGATCTTCGTCGCCCGCGGCGAGGACATCTACCTCGACATCGAGGGGCCGACGGGGGAACGAGTCGCGACCTACTGCGACACCATCGCGCCGGAGTCGGCCTGCACCAGCGTGCAGCTGCACCTGCAGGTGGCGCCGGGTGACTTCGCGGCCCACTGGAACGCCGCCCAGGCCCTCGTCGCCCCGCAGATCGCGCTGGCCGCCAACTCGCCGTTCTTCTTCGGGCAGCGGCTGCACGCCGAGACCCGCATCGAGCTGTTCAGCCAGGCGACCGACACCAGGAGCGTGGAGCTGAAGAACCAGGGTGTGCGGCCACGCGTCTTCTTCGGCGAGCGCTGGATCACCTCGATCTTCGACTTGTTCGAGGAGAACGTGCGCTACTTCCCGGCCCTGCTGGCCGAGGTCTCGGACGAGGACCCGGTGGCCAAGCTCGAGGCGGGCGAGGCGCCCTCGCTGGCGGAGCTGAGGCTGCACAACGGCACGGTCTACCGGTGGAACCGCCCCATCTACGACATCGTCCACGAGCGCCCCCACCTGCGCGTCGAGAACCGTGTGCTGCCGGCCGGCCCGACCATCGTCGACGTCATGGCCAACGCCGCCTTCTACTACGGCGTCATCCGCAAGCTCGCCGCCGACGACCGCCCGGTGTGGACCAAGATGAGCTTCGGGGTCGCGGAGCAGAACTTCCACAACGCGGCCCGCGACGGCATCGAGGCCACGCTCTACTGGCCGGGCTACGGCCAGGTCAGCGTCGACGAGCTCGTGCTGCGCCACCTGCTGCCGCTGGCCCACGAGGGTCTGAAGGAGTGGGGGGTGTCGGACCAGGTGCGCGAGCGCTACCTCACGGTCATCGAGGGCCGGTGCAAGACCGGCAGCAACGGCGCCACCTGGCAGACGCAGGCCGTCGAGCGCCTTCAGGCGCAGGGGCTCGACCGACAGGCCGCTCTGGGCCGCATGCTCGAGCTCTACCACGGCCACATGCACAGCAACGAGCCCGTGCACACCTGGCCGCTGCCCTGA